One Picrophilus oshimae DSM 9789 genomic region harbors:
- a CDS encoding SMC-Scp complex subunit ScpB, with translation MDDLSRKVEAILYSCEEPLKVSDIADYLKVSNDDVIRAMKLIARSYNEINSTLEIKKIGNKYKIQLSNDFNDVVYPFVKKDLDKKDIAMLSYIYGKPGVIAGELRENFGYNFMESVKKLKAEKLITSHKYRNTFKYHVTKNFYVRFNVKDDKK, from the coding sequence ATGGATGATCTTTCAAGGAAGGTTGAGGCCATACTTTACTCTTGCGAGGAGCCATTAAAGGTTTCAGATATCGCAGATTACCTAAAGGTCAGCAACGATGATGTAATAAGGGCCATGAAATTAATAGCAAGATCATATAACGAGATAAATTCAACACTTGAAATAAAAAAGATAGGTAATAAATACAAAATCCAGCTTTCAAACGATTTCAATGATGTTGTTTATCCATTTGTAAAAAAGGATCTTGACAAAAAGGACATTGCAATGCTCTCTTATATATATGGTAAGCCCGGTGTCATAGCAGGTGAACTCAGGGAGAACTTTGGTTACAACTTCATGGAATCTGTTAAAAAACTCAAGGCCGAGAAATTAATAACATCACATAAATATAGGAATACATTTAAGTACCATGTTACCAAAAATTTTTATGTACGCTTCAATGTCAAGGATGATAAGAAATGA
- the purD gene encoding phosphoribosylamine--glycine ligase encodes MKIMLVGSGGREDSIARNIALNHELYSVLTNENPSIIKNSKKYIFYDKKRHDLIADFALKNNIDIAFVSPDGILANGLADDLIKNKIKTASPVKSAAMIETSKAYMRYIMEKYNIPGNIENATFNNKDAARDYITSMKDVAVKPIGLTGGKGVKVTGIHLNSDEAVRYACDIIDRDGQVLIEKKETGEEFSLQAFSDGSHLSFMPVVQDYKRLYEGDHGPNTGGMGSISDRDFSLPFLRKDTPERAKKILNKIIEAMKDENNAFKGIIYGQFMETDNDVKVIEINARFGDPEAINVNYILDDDLGIIFHDILSGNVNRSIKYMRKATVLKYIVPPGYPENPSKVRIKIDKTLNSDVYYASVSGTLNDVETLGSRSIAIIARGDSIEDAYLKCESDLNAIHGEFYVRHDIGDIRKKIKN; translated from the coding sequence ATGAAGATCATGCTTGTTGGCAGCGGCGGCAGGGAGGATTCGATAGCAAGAAACATTGCATTAAACCATGAGCTTTATTCTGTGTTAACCAATGAGAACCCGTCCATAATTAAAAACAGTAAAAAATACATTTTTTATGATAAAAAAAGGCACGACCTCATAGCAGACTTTGCATTAAAAAATAATATAGATATCGCCTTTGTCAGCCCTGATGGCATACTGGCAAATGGCCTTGCCGATGATCTTATAAAAAATAAGATAAAAACAGCATCACCTGTAAAAAGTGCGGCAATGATAGAAACATCGAAGGCATATATGAGATACATAATGGAAAAGTACAATATACCTGGAAACATTGAAAATGCAACTTTTAATAACAAGGATGCCGCAAGGGATTACATAACATCAATGAAAGACGTTGCTGTTAAACCCATTGGATTAACCGGTGGCAAGGGCGTTAAGGTTACCGGCATACATTTAAATTCCGATGAGGCAGTAAGATATGCCTGTGATATAATCGATAGGGACGGCCAGGTTTTAATAGAAAAAAAGGAAACCGGCGAGGAGTTCTCACTTCAGGCCTTTTCCGATGGTTCACATCTATCCTTTATGCCTGTGGTCCAGGATTATAAAAGATTGTATGAGGGCGATCATGGACCAAATACCGGCGGCATGGGTTCCATTTCAGATAGGGATTTCAGCCTGCCCTTTTTAAGAAAGGACACGCCTGAAAGGGCCAAAAAAATACTTAATAAAATTATAGAGGCCATGAAGGATGAGAATAATGCATTTAAAGGAATTATATACGGCCAGTTCATGGAAACTGATAATGATGTAAAGGTAATAGAGATAAACGCAAGATTTGGCGATCCTGAGGCGATAAATGTTAATTACATACTCGATGATGATTTGGGCATTATATTCCATGATATTTTATCAGGGAACGTTAACAGGAGTATAAAATACATGAGAAAGGCAACTGTTCTTAAATACATAGTCCCGCCAGGATATCCGGAAAACCCATCAAAGGTAAGAATCAAAATAGATAAAACATTGAATTCAGATGTTTACTATGCCTCTGTTTCAGGAACTTTAAATGATGTTGAAACCCTTGGATCAAGATCCATTGCAATTATTGCACGCGGCGATTCCATAGAGGATGCATATCTAAAATGCGAGTCCGATCTAAACGCCATTCATGGTGAATTCTATGTAAGGCATGACATAGGTGATATAAGAAAAAAGATTAAAAATTGA
- a CDS encoding EF-Tu/IF-2/RF-3 family GTPase: protein MSSINIFSYNSKDFIKDIAKSGTKSDIEIYHRKDNDIFTIMEPIRYPDKVSSLTDSIYPAQAAIINGDIIDKNLGEVLVALELMGKKRLFVISNENKNRISNLLKSTAFDYTLFDGRPMELLDHLRQLKYASENETYVLIDHFFKVRGVGTVALGFVLSGKIEKHQKLIISDLDREIEIRSIQMNDVDQDYAGPGSRVGLALKNIEPEEMSRGMILSDRPFEYKNEIDGDIIYHNAVKSRLNENSEVFVCTMMRYQRGIFKNKKIILEKRLPVIENFTVLSSNNIFPRVFARINF from the coding sequence ATGAGCTCGATAAATATATTCTCTTACAATTCAAAGGATTTTATAAAGGATATTGCAAAGTCAGGCACAAAAAGCGATATAGAGATATATCATAGAAAGGATAATGATATATTTACAATAATGGAACCAATTAGATATCCAGACAAGGTTTCATCGTTAACAGATTCAATATATCCGGCCCAGGCTGCAATTATAAACGGTGATATCATAGATAAAAATCTTGGCGAGGTTCTTGTGGCACTTGAGCTTATGGGCAAAAAAAGACTGTTTGTAATATCAAATGAAAATAAAAACAGGATATCAAATTTATTAAAGTCAACAGCTTTTGATTATACTTTATTTGATGGAAGGCCCATGGAGCTTCTTGATCATTTAAGGCAATTAAAATATGCATCAGAAAATGAAACATATGTTTTAATAGATCATTTCTTCAAGGTTCGTGGTGTCGGAACCGTTGCACTTGGCTTTGTTTTATCCGGGAAAATAGAAAAACATCAAAAACTGATAATATCAGACCTTGACCGTGAGATCGAGATAAGATCAATACAGATGAACGATGTTGATCAGGATTATGCAGGCCCGGGATCAAGGGTTGGCCTTGCATTAAAAAATATAGAACCTGAAGAAATGTCACGCGGCATGATCCTTTCTGACAGACCATTTGAATATAAAAATGAGATAGACGGCGATATAATTTATCATAATGCTGTTAAATCAAGGTTAAACGAAAACAGCGAGGTATTCGTATGCACAATGATGAGGTACCAGCGTGGCATTTTTAAAAATAAAAAGATAATACTTGAAAAGAGGTTACCTGTAATAGAAAATTTTACCGTTCTTTCCAGCAATAACATATTTCCAAGGGTCTTTGCAAGGATCAATTTTTAA
- a CDS encoding ferrochelatase: MRRLILLSYGSPESIDELGEYLSMVFYGDPVPERIYNENRKKYELYNGRSPSNDILKCIEEKLKKALREYDFDVTQAYKHWKPGIENIVEDSKDFDEIFAIPLFPFSTNNVKNSYEKPFNEALKKYNVTARVRFLNGLEDQELLYSAWIEKISGHMYNESPFLFAAHSLPLYSDESTYENLIINTARRLSNTFLKDDYFYGFYSQGEHGKWLYPSIYDYIDKLKEYNSVTVIPIGFIYEHLEILYDLDIEFKNKLKDYGISYDRVETPSCSDTLVMAIRNKIISNIK, encoded by the coding sequence ATGCGCAGATTGATACTTTTAAGTTATGGAAGCCCTGAGAGCATAGATGAGCTTGGTGAGTATCTTTCAATGGTGTTCTATGGCGATCCTGTTCCAGAAAGGATTTACAACGAGAACAGGAAAAAGTATGAGCTTTACAATGGAAGATCGCCATCAAACGACATATTAAAATGCATAGAGGAAAAGCTTAAAAAAGCCCTGCGCGAATATGATTTTGATGTAACACAGGCATACAAGCACTGGAAGCCGGGGATAGAAAACATCGTTGAGGATTCAAAAGACTTTGATGAGATCTTTGCAATTCCGTTATTCCCATTTAGCACAAACAATGTTAAGAATTCATACGAGAAACCATTTAATGAGGCCTTAAAAAAGTATAATGTAACTGCAAGGGTTAGATTTTTAAACGGCCTTGAGGATCAGGAGCTATTATACTCTGCATGGATAGAAAAGATCTCCGGCCACATGTACAATGAATCGCCGTTCCTGTTTGCAGCCCACAGCCTGCCTCTTTACAGCGATGAGAGCACATATGAAAACCTTATAATAAACACTGCCAGGCGCCTTTCTAATACATTTTTAAAGGATGACTACTTCTATGGATTTTACAGCCAGGGGGAGCACGGAAAATGGCTTTATCCGTCAATATACGATTACATTGATAAATTAAAGGAGTACAATTCAGTTACGGTGATACCAATAGGCTTTATATATGAGCATCTTGAGATACTTTACGATCTTGACATCGAGTTTAAGAACAAATTAAAAGATTATGGAATATCATATGACAGGGTTGAAACGCCGTCATGCAGTGATACACTGGTAATGGCCATAAGAAATAAAATTATATCGAATATTAAATAA